A window from Plectropomus leopardus isolate mb chromosome 21, YSFRI_Pleo_2.0, whole genome shotgun sequence encodes these proteins:
- the ankrd33ba gene encoding ankyrin repeat domain-containing protein 33B: MVLITDDRDGGGASPVRVKQLQQQQKVTQIHPTIVEEPLSNSDDENYLGSCEEDDEEDDGGEEEEEEDFEEVDFEDLEDCRSIASDDSFYPPDDVFADSERTPSPESPEPLSFFQACCTNNAAIVRIMIRHGVKEEEVNEKDRNNRIGLLVACYQGYVDVVIALSQCPYLDVNWQDSEGNTALITAAQAGHITITNYLLNYYSGLDIERRNCHGFTALMKAAMQGRVECVRSLMMAGAALNARDSGRHFTAKEWAYFTGRYETAWVMTRLMERPCPHQYCDTYSLEWAPLASLVAKAQEPRGCLKRLSDTVRNVFNMANVTNPEDEGVIDHMVSITTAMRNPVIAVACHTVCPDSPPSVGKRRYAVPEIIRQQRAKELRSLNPDRVDSHLKLFQNSRVTLVAKNSADRRASLQAQSLVPRHRSSSLGMVAYNEALELRRTSLLPLHMVLRRSSVRPGFSIPKVRVSKAPTPTYEPEKIRRKSSAKDGGGHLLQIPKWRYKELKEERKKAEEAERRRLEAVTKRHLAAGKRK; the protein is encoded by the exons ATGGTGCTGATCACGGAcgacagagatggaggaggcGCTTCGCCGGTTCGGGTCAaacagctccagcagcagcaaaaagtcACCCAAATCCACCCGACCATAGTGGAGGAGCCGCTGTCCAACTCTGACGATGAGAACTACTTGGGCTCGTGTGAGGAGGACGATGAAGAGGAcgatggaggagaggaagaggaggaggaggatttcGAAGAAGTTGACTTCGAGGACTTGGAGGATTGTCGGAGTATCGCGTCAGACGACTCATTTTACCCGCCGGATGATGTGTTCGCGGACTCGGAGCGCACCCCGTCTCCGGAGAGCCCGGAGCCGCTGTCTTTTTTCCAAGCGTGCTGCACCAACAACGCGGCTATCGTCCGGATAATGATACGGCATggagtgaaggaggaggaggtcaacGAGAAGGACAGAAATAACAGG ATAGGGCTGTTGGTTGCATGCTACCAAGGTTACGTGGACGTCGTTATAGCGCTGTCTCAGTGTCCCTATCTGGATGTCAACTGGCAGGACAGTGAGGGAAACACAGCTCTCATCACGGCTGCTCAagcag GCCACATAACAATCACCAACTATCTTCTGAACTACTACTCTGGGTTGGACATTGAGAGGAGAAACTGCCACGGCTTCACCGCTCTGATGAAAGCTGCCATGCAGGGCAGGGTGGAATGTGTGCGCTCGCTCATGATGGCAG GAGCTGCCCTGAATGCCAGGGACTCTGGCCGTCACTTCACTGCCAAGGAGTGGGCCTACTTTACAGGCCGTTATGAAACTGCCTGGGTGATGACGCGCCTGATGGAACGGCCCTGCCCCCACCAGTACTGTGATACATACAG TCTAGAGTGGGCCCCACTGGCATCACTGGTGGCCAAAGCCCAGGAGCCTCGTGGCTGTCTAAAGCGCCTGTCAGACACTGTACGGAACGTCTTCAACATGGCGAATGTCACCAACCCTGAGGATGAAGGCGTTATTGACCACATGGTTTCTATTACAACTGCCATGAGGAACCCTGTTATAGCAGTAGCATGCCATACA GTATGTCCTGACAGCCCCCCAAGTGTGGGCAAACGGCGTTACGCAGTTCCTGAAATCATCCGCCAGCAGCGCGCCAAAGAGCTCCGCTCCCTCAACCCTGACAGGGTGGACAGCCACCTCAAACTCTTCCAAAACTCTCGAgtcacactggtggccaagaaCTCAGCAGACCGTCGGGCCAGCCTTCAGGCCCAGAGCTTGGTGCCTCGACACAGGAGCTCCAGCCTGGGCATGGTGGCTTATAACGAAGCCCTGGAGCTGCGGAGGACCAGCCTGCTGCCCTTGCACATGGTGCTGAGGAGAAGCAGTGTCAGGCCGGGGTTCAGCATCCCCAAAGTGAGGGTGTCCAAGGCCCCCACGCCCACTTATGAACCAGAAAAGATCAGGAGGAAGAGCAGTGCCAAAGATGGAGGTGGGCACCTGCTGCAGATACCAAAGTGGCGGTACAAGGAGctaaaagaagaaaggaagaaagcGGAGGAGGCCGAGAGGAGGAGGCTGGAGGCTGTAACCAAGAGACACCTTGCTGCCGGGAAAAGGAAATAA